From the Xenorhabdus ishibashii genome, one window contains:
- a CDS encoding ATP-dependent Clp protease proteolytic subunit, whose product MLEESSKESPEISKEIPYEQSSLLKSRCIIISGEINQKLAERVTTQLLILQEISNEPIKIFINSQGGHVEAGDTIHDLIKFIKPEVFIIGTGWVASAGITIFLAAKKENRYSLPNTRFMIHQPLGGYEGRASDIEIEAREFLLIRSRINQLISDATGQPVEKVEKDTDRNYWMRPKQATEYGIVGKIITKWEDINYK is encoded by the coding sequence ATGTTAGAAGAATCATCAAAAGAGTCCCCTGAAATTTCTAAAGAGATCCCCTATGAGCAAAGTAGTTTATTAAAGTCTAGATGTATTATTATTTCTGGCGAGATTAATCAAAAACTAGCTGAAAGGGTAACAACACAGCTACTAATTTTACAAGAAATAAGTAACGAGCCAATTAAGATTTTTATTAATAGTCAGGGTGGACATGTTGAAGCGGGTGATACTATTCATGACTTGATTAAATTTATAAAACCAGAAGTATTTATAATAGGAACAGGTTGGGTTGCAAGTGCAGGTATTACTATTTTTCTTGCTGCCAAAAAAGAAAATCGCTACTCACTTCCAAATACTCGTTTTATGATACACCAACCTTTAGGAGGATACGAAGGAAGAGCATCTGATATTGAAATTGAAGCTAGAGAATTCTTGTTGATACGTAGTCGGATAAATCAGCTCATCAGTGATGCCACAGGACAACCGGTAGAGAAGGTAGAAAAAGATACTGATAGAAATTATTGGATGCGTCCTAAACAGGCTACTGAATATGGAATTGTAGGGAAAATAATAACCAAGTGGGAAGATATCAATTATAAGTGA
- a CDS encoding aminotransferase class V-fold PLP-dependent enzyme, whose translation MLDMIVHMNTAGSGIIHASTHEVMRDYLFSEFKIGSYETELKYESILNNEVYNNCAKLMNCDPENVALFTSATDAWVNIIRMLRIKEKSEIWISDSEYAANIIYFSFLSNKYNLKLRRIPSSSNFTIDLEWMKNNLSDNVSIVSITHMPSCCGIINPIEEIGEILKNKDVTYIVDACQSIGQLPIDVKKIQCDLLTGASRKFISGPRGVGFAFVSKKLSRKLSYDFFDLHVGYTDNFNKCLIVNSAKSFEKAERSLVSIYGFNNALKLRINDSDYNNKNFVFFLEELKKIKSVKILFPDSSIQGIAAFQFKNCSASDGVKKLRTQGINLWEGTAQHTPFLAPHMLHSKFVRASFDKNLSIHDIEIALNAIREI comes from the coding sequence ATGCTTGATATGATAGTGCACATGAATACAGCCGGCTCTGGAATCATCCATGCTTCAACTCATGAAGTTATGAGAGATTATTTATTTTCTGAATTTAAAATAGGTAGTTATGAAACTGAGTTGAAGTATGAGTCTATTTTAAATAATGAAGTTTATAATAATTGTGCAAAATTGATGAATTGTGATCCTGAAAATGTGGCATTATTTACTAGTGCGACAGATGCATGGGTTAATATTATTAGAATGTTACGTATTAAAGAAAAATCAGAAATATGGATTAGTGACTCAGAATATGCAGCCAACATAATATATTTCTCATTTTTATCCAATAAGTATAATTTAAAATTACGAAGAATTCCATCAAGTTCAAATTTTACTATTGACTTGGAATGGATGAAAAATAATTTGTCTGATAATGTTTCAATTGTAAGTATTACGCATATGCCTTCATGTTGTGGTATTATCAATCCCATAGAGGAAATTGGTGAGATACTAAAAAATAAAGATGTTACTTATATAGTTGACGCCTGCCAATCAATAGGTCAATTACCCATAGATGTAAAAAAAATACAATGTGATCTTTTAACCGGAGCTAGTCGTAAATTTATTAGTGGTCCCAGAGGAGTAGGGTTTGCATTTGTCTCAAAAAAGTTATCAAGAAAACTTAGCTACGATTTTTTTGATCTTCATGTAGGTTATACAGATAATTTTAATAAATGTTTGATTGTAAATTCAGCAAAGAGTTTTGAAAAAGCAGAAAGGAGTCTTGTTTCTATTTATGGTTTCAATAACGCATTGAAATTAAGAATTAATGATAGTGATTATAATAATAAAAATTTCGTATTTTTTCTTGAGGAATTAAAGAAAATTAAAAGTGTTAAAATACTTTTTCCTGATTCATCCATACAAGGTATAGCAGCCTTTCAATTTAAAAACTGTTCCGCTTCTGATGGAGTGAAAAAATTAAGAACTCAAGGAATTAACTTATGGGAAGGGACTGCTCAACATACACCATTTTTAGCCCCTCATATGTTACATAGTAAATTTGTGCGTGCTTCTTTTGATAAAAATTTATCAATTCATGATATTGAGATTGCGTTAAATGCAATTAGAGAAATATAA
- a CDS encoding MFS transporter, protein MFDTIATIRGLNAKLRTLFFATLSFRMGTMGFPFFAAYLIQEKSLNAIQAGVLVGVFGAGALLCDLIIGYFIKKFGSSKIIVFSLLFTSIILFFIPFLDSYHAIILFSFLWGISYESFTPAAYSETVSNSDYSTRKIAFSCNRLAINIGMAIGPFVGGFIFSISPIFVFLVNSVFALFSLIFYLFSINMKSVLNREFDGDNENNGVKKECEIMEDKKYHYPRLAFILSSVLPVHIAYALPPTFLSAYIINYTSLPSYFVGIIFFVNAFLVILFELPINKKMNDINSRISLILGLLLAAGGFVLMVASHSIIFLIIATALWSLGEMIIFPAITHYISGISSSENVDRNLGFYSAGVNIGVMITPSIAFYMMENKIISPWLFIGMFLLFISAFLTLIKKNKILWKDNA, encoded by the coding sequence ATGTTTGATACAATAGCAACTATACGTGGGTTGAACGCAAAGCTTAGAACTTTATTTTTTGCAACTCTTTCATTCAGAATGGGAACTATGGGGTTCCCATTTTTTGCAGCATATCTTATACAGGAAAAATCATTAAATGCGATTCAAGCAGGTGTGTTAGTTGGTGTTTTTGGTGCAGGTGCGTTACTTTGTGATCTTATTATAGGATATTTCATTAAAAAATTTGGCTCCAGTAAAATTATTGTTTTTTCGTTATTATTTACATCGATTATATTGTTTTTCATCCCATTCTTAGATTCTTATCATGCAATAATTTTATTTTCTTTTCTTTGGGGGATTAGTTATGAATCTTTTACTCCTGCAGCATATTCTGAAACCGTTTCAAATTCAGATTACTCAACAAGGAAAATTGCTTTTTCATGTAATAGACTTGCTATAAATATAGGTATGGCTATTGGTCCTTTTGTTGGTGGTTTTATATTTTCCATTAGTCCTATATTTGTTTTTTTAGTTAATTCAGTCTTTGCTTTATTCTCGCTTATTTTTTATCTTTTCTCTATAAATATGAAAAGCGTTCTGAATAGAGAGTTTGATGGAGATAATGAAAACAATGGTGTAAAAAAGGAATGTGAAATTATGGAGGATAAAAAATATCATTATCCAAGATTAGCTTTTATTCTTTCTTCTGTTTTGCCTGTACATATTGCATATGCTCTTCCACCTACATTTCTTTCTGCATATATAATAAATTACACATCACTTCCAAGCTATTTTGTTGGTATTATTTTCTTTGTTAATGCGTTTCTTGTTATTTTGTTTGAACTTCCTATTAATAAAAAAATGAATGATATAAATAGTAGGATTTCATTGATTCTGGGTCTTCTGTTAGCGGCAGGAGGTTTTGTATTAATGGTGGCCAGCCATAGTATTATTTTTCTAATAATAGCGACTGCATTATGGTCTTTGGGAGAAATGATAATATTTCCTGCTATAACGCATTATATTAGTGGTATTTCTTCTAGTGAAAATGTTGATAGGAACTTGGGTTTTTATTCTGCTGGTGTGAATATAGGGGTGATGATAACACCATCTATCGCTTTTTATATGATGGAAAATAAAATTATTTCACCTTGGCTATTTATTGGAATGTTTTTACTGTTTATTTCTGCTTTTTTGACTTTAATAAAGAAAAATAAAATTTTATGGAAGGATAATGCTTGA